The following coding sequences are from one Haliotis asinina isolate JCU_RB_2024 chromosome 3, JCU_Hal_asi_v2, whole genome shotgun sequence window:
- the LOC137276856 gene encoding uncharacterized protein — protein MAVICRIALTGILCFTLIYQVSCICRSCPYGTPDEKCKDKYQPKNEGTACVPSKENNKKMCANYKKGWKAICKVDLSDFQCQTLCPQNTATILNCDVITIVAVALFSTLQRLLH, from the exons ATGGCAGTTATCTGCAGGATTGCTCTCACAGGGATTCTTTGTTTCACCCTAATTTACCAAG TTTCCTGCATCTGTCGGTCATGTCCGTATGGAACCCCGGATGAAAAATGTAAAGACAAATACCAGCCAAAAAATGAGGGTACAGCTTGCGTACCCAGTAAAGAAAACA ATAAAAAGATGTGCGCTAACTACAAGAAGGGTTGGAAGGCCATTTGTAAAGTCGATCTATCAGACTTTCAGTGCCAAACGTTATGTCCGCAAAATACAGCCACCATCTtgaactgtgacgtcatcaccaTTGTTGCTGTCGCCCTCTTCTCCACCCTGCAACGTTTGCTTCATTAA